Part of the Sporosarcina sp. FSL K6-2383 genome is shown below.
AAAAACGACCCATATTGCTGAGAAGATGAAGGATAAAGGCGAAGTGTTCGCACATGATATTCACGAACATAAGCTGGCATTGATTGAAGCGAATGCTACTCGACTTGGTTTAACATCCATTCAAGCAAAAAGTGGTGATAGCCGGAAATTGACGGAACTGTACGCTCCATCTTCTTTCGATCGAATCCTTGTCGACGCGCCGTGTAGTGGTTTAGGCGTCATTCGCAGAAAGCCTGAAATTAAGTACAACAAGACAGAAGCTGACTTCAATGGTCTCATACAAATCCAATCAGACTTACTCGACACAGCACGCGAACTGATCAAACCAGACGGCATCATCGTCTATAGTACGTGTACAGTAGAATATATGGAAAACCGTGGTATGGTAGAGCATTTTCTAGGGCGTCATTCAGATATGGAAAAAGTTCCATTAGCTCAATTAAATGAAATTGATAAATTAGCGATTGAAGATGACACTCTTCAAGTACTGCCACAACACTTTGGCAGCGACGGATTCTTCGTCGCAGCTTTCCGTAAAAAACAGCAATAAGTATGCTAAACTACTGAATTTATTTATTATCCAGCGAAGGCGCCTTACTGGGGTAGCCGAAGTGATAAGACTGATGGTGGTTTTCCGTCAGGCTTATCGCGGGAGGCATCCCCAAGCGCCAAGCATTATTATTAGGATATCTATATAGTAGAGAACTCGAAACAACCAAGGGGGGATGGACGTTGCAATTCGAAATCTTATCAGACGTAGGTAGGAAAAGAACCGTTAACGAAGATCGCGCAGCCGTGTACACATTGCCAAACGGCATCATTCTTGCAGTAATAGCGGATGGAATGGGTGGTCATCAGGGCGGAGATTACGCCAGTTCAACAGCTATCCGACTAATTGGCGAGCAGTTTATGAAGCTGGATAGTACCAGCTTTGAAGAGGACCAACATTGGATAGAATGGCTCCGTGAAGTCGTCAATCATGTTAATAGACTACTTTATAATCATGCCAGTGACAACGAAGACTTAAAAGGGATGGGAACAACATTAGAGGCGGTACTTATTCGCGGGCGTAGCTGTCTTGTTTCACATACTGGAGATAGTCGTGTCTATGCAATTAACGACAATGGTATTTGTCAGGTCACACGAGATCATTCCTATGTCAATGCTCTGCTAGATAGTGGAGAAATTACAGAGGCAGAGGCAGCTGTTCATCCCCAAAAAAATTGGATTATGAAAGCGATTGGCTCTGAAAAGACGATTGAGCCTGACCATTATTCAATTGAATTGGATGATAAAACGTATTTGCTTCTATGTACAGATGGTTTGAGTAATAAAGTCGGTCAACAGCTTATGCGTGAAGTGGTCCTTTCGGATGCTACGCTACATGATAAAGCAAAAAAACTTGTAGATTTAGCAAATGAAATGGGCGGAGAGGATAATATATCTGTCATTTTGGTTGATTCTACTAAATCGGAGGTGAATAATCTATGATTGGAAGTAGAATCGGAGGACGTTATGAAATACTTAAAAGTATTGGTGACGGGGGTATGTCGAAGGTTTATTTAGCACATGACATCATTTTAAACCGAGATGTAGCCATTAAAGTTTTGAACTATGATTTCGCGAATGAAGAAGAACTGAAACGTAGATTCCAACGAGAAGCACTGTCTGCCACAAGCTTAACGCATCCACATATTGTTGATATTTATGATGTGGGTGAGGAGGGGGAACTGCTCTATCTTGTAATGGAGTATGTCGAAGGGCAGACGCTGAAAAAGTTCATTCAAACAAATGGTCCATTATCTCCTAAGCAGGCATTACCGATTATGAGACAGCTTGTTTCCGCAATTTCAAATGCCCATCATAATGGTATTGTGCACCGTGATGTTAAGCCGCAAAATATATTGATGGATGCAGAAGGGAATTTGAAAATTGCTGATTTTGGAATTGCGATGGCACTCAGTGCAACTGCGCATACGAAAACAAATTCAGTAGTGGGGACAGTCCATTATTTATCACCTGAGCAAGCTCGTGGTGGGATGGCAACAAAAAAATCGGACATTTATTCACTGGGTATTGTCTTTTATGAATTACTGACAGGTGAACTACCATTTTCAGCAGAAACTGCCGTTGCAATTGCATTAAAGCATTTACAGGAGGAAACGCCCTCTGTCCGTGCACTATTCCCATCCATTCCGCAAAGTGTAGAAAATATCATTTTGAAAGCAACAACGAAGGATGCTGCAAATCGCTATCGTTCGGCGGATGAAATGTATGATGATTTACTGACTGCATTATCACAAGAACGAGCAACGGAACCGAAATTTAGTGTGCCATTTGACGATGATCGAACGCAAGCGATTCCGGTTGTTACAGAGGCGTCCAAGTTTGAAGTTTTGGAAGCGACAAAAAAGGTGGAGCCAGTTATTGTAGTTGAACCTCCGCAAACCCCTGTTAAAAAACGGAAAAAATGGCCGCTCATTGTCGGAGGAATAGCTGGAGCTTTTGTTATAGTCCTTCTATTGTTATTGCTACCAAGCTTGTTAGGACCTAAAAAGGACTTCATTCCAGAGGTTTCTGGAAAAACACAAGCTGAAGCGACAGATATTTTACTGGAGGCGGGCTTTAAGGTTGACGAAGCAATTGAACTGCTACCATCCGAGGAGTTTGAAGAGGGACAAATTATTAAAACAATCCCAGAAGAAGGAAAGAAGCGGGATATAGGATCTGCGGTTACGTTATATATGAGCACAGGGAAAGATAAGATTGAGTTTGCAGATTATAGTGACCAAGACTATGAACGAGTTGCCGAATTTTTACTTAAGAAAGATTACAAATCAGTAGATGCGAAAGAAGTTTTTTCGGATAAAGAGCCAGGTACTATTTTGGAGCAGGATCCTGTAGAGGGGACAGGGGTAGTGCCAGAAGACACAGATGTAGTCTTTACAATTAGTAAAGGGGAAGAACTTCAAGAACTTGAAGATCTAAGAGGATATGATAAAGAAGCACTGAATGACTATGCGAAGACATCGGGGTTTGCGATTAAGGTCGTGAGAGAAGAATATTCACCTACAGTACCAGTAGGTCAAGTTATTTGGCAAAGTCCTAAACAAGGAACGGACATGAAGGTTGGGGATAAAGTAGAGGTTGCGTTGTCAAAAGGTGAAGAGAAAAAACCACTTAAGACTATTGTCCACAACGTAACGATTGAATATTTACCTGATGCAATTGATGCAGGTGAAGTGGATGAGGATGGCAATTGGGTACCAGCCCCACCACCTCCGCAGGAAATCAAAATTTATGTGCAAGACAAGACAAATATGATGGACAAGCCAGTAGAAGTTTTCACAATTGTGGAGAATACGAAAAAGAGTATTAAGCTTGAATTGGAAGAGAATCAGCGTGGGGCTTATAAGATCTCACGTGATGGCAAAATTATCGTTGAGCAATCTGTTGATTATAATGAAAATTAGAAAGAAGGTATTGGATGCCGGAAGGACAAATTAGAAAAGCGATTAGTGGGTTTTATTATGTAGAGCAGGATGGGCAATTGATACAGTGTAAGAGCCGTGGGGTGTTTAGAAATCGTGGGATTCATCCACTTGTGGGGGATCATGTGACATTTGTACCTGATGGTGATAATGATGCGCTAATAACGGCTGTCCATGAACGCCGCAATGAACTGGTGCGTCCTCCAATTTCTAATATCGATCAAGCCTTGCTCGTTTTTTCAATGGTAGAACCGGCTTTTAGTCCACATCTGTTGGATCGATTTCTTGTTGTCGTCGAATCGTATGGCGTGCAACCCATCATCTGTTTGACGAAAAAGGATTTAGCGGATGATGTGGAGCTCAAGAAGGTTGCAGAAGCAGCAGCCTATTATAAAGAAATCGGCTATGATGTGATTGAAACCTTTATTGATGATGAATCTCTTTCGGATATGCTGCAACCTTACTTAAAAGGGAAGACAACTGTTTTAGCTGGGCAGTCAGGTGTTGGTAAATCGACTTTATTGAATACAGTGTTACCGAGGTTGGCGTTGAAAACGGGTGAAATTTCAGAAGCACTAGGTCGTGGGAAGCATACGACACGTCATGTCGAGCTACTAGAGGTTGCGGAGGGACTCGTTGCAGATACACCGGGCTTTAGCTCGCTCGACTTCGATCATATTGACAAGGAGCAGTTATCCCATTACTTCGTAGATATGGATGAGCTGTCTGCATCATGTAAATTTCGAGGTTGCCTACATGTAAAAGAGCCAAAGTGTGCTGTGAAAGAGCAAGTGGAGGCTGGTGAAATGCCGCGTCATCGTTATGATAACTACTTGCAATTTATGCAAGAAATAGTAGACAGAAAGCCGAGGTACGACAAACATGATTAAAATTGCACCTTCTATATTAGCAGCAGATTTTTCAAAACTTGCCGATGAGGTGAGAGAAGTAGAAGCAGCTGGGGCAGAGCTGATTCATATCGATGTAATGGATGGCCATTTTGTTCCGAACATTACAATGGGCCCAATTGTTGTGGAGGCACTTAGACCGGTAACAAAACTACCTTTAGATGTCCACTTGATGATTAGCAATCCCGATGCATATATCGAGCAATTTGCGAAAGCAGGGGCAGATTATATCACGGTTCACGTGGAAGCTTGTCCGCATTTGCATCGTACATTGCAACTCATTAAATCATTCGGTATAAAATCGGGTGTTGTATTGAATCCGCATACCCCGATTGAAACAATTCAGCATGTTCTTGAGGAAGTAGATATGGTGTTATTTATGACGGTAAATCCTGGATTTGGCGGTCAGAAATTCATCCATTCAGTTCTTCCGAAGGTGAAACAGCTTTCAGATGTTATTCGAGAACGTAATTTGCCGATTGACATTGAAATTGATGGTGGTGTTAATGAAGAAACCATTATTCCTTGCGTCGAAGCGGGGGCAACAATCCTTGTTGCAGGATCGGCTGTCTTTAGTTCGCCTGACCGTGCGGAGGCTTTACAACGCATCAAATTAGCAGGCGAAGGTGCGCTAAGAAAATGACAGTTGCCGTCATTTGTGCAGGAGGACCAAACTCGGAAATTGTAGATATGACGGAATTTTTGCAGGATGACACGATATTCATTGGTGCAGACAGAGGCGCATTACACCTCTTGCAAAAAGGCATTACTCCACATGAAGCTGTCGGTGATTTCGATTCTGTGAGCCTCGATGAATACAATCAAATTGTGGCGGCTGTTCGTAAAGTTGGGCGGTTTCGTTCGGAAAAGAATGAAACCGACACAGAGCTAGCAGTCGACTGTGCGCTCACGTATAATCCTGAACATGTTATTTTAACAGGTGTCACGGGAGGTAGGCTGGATCATATGGAATCTGCCCTACACCTGCTGTATCGCCTTCAAATGAAACATAAGGAGATTCGTTTCTCAATACGCAATACAACGAATGAGTTGTCTATCCTCCTGACAGGTCATCATGAATGCCTACGTGATGATCGTTTTCCATACGTTTCTTTTTTCCCTTTCGGTGGGGATGTTGTAGGTCTTACATTATCGGGTTTTAAATACGAAACACTAGATGAGAGACTCGAAACGGGCATGACAAAATTTACGAGTAACGAACCTACGGCAGAAGTCTGTACTATCTCATTCCATCGGGGCATATGCTTAATGGTAAGGAGTTCAGATTCCTGAAAGGAGTGGGGAATTGCGCGTTTATACATTTACGATGCCGAAAGTTGTGAGTGGTTTCGTCCGGAAGTGCTTGGTTGTTTTTCAAAAAGAGGATTTACCAAAGGCTACTGCTAGTAATAAAACTAGAAAAAAGAAAAGAGAAAAAACACCAGGCTGAAGGAATTCAGCCTGGTGTTTTATTTCCGTTCACGTTCATTTTTTCGGCGTTAGCCTATAGAAATCAATCGCGCCTCGGCGTGATTGCGTCGGGATTTTGAATTGTGCAATGCACAATTAACTCCTTTCAAAATCCCTGACATCCGCCGGAGGCTTAACTTGATTTCAAGTTAAACGCGTTGAACTTTACCTGATTTAAGGGCTCTTGTAGAGACCCATACACGTTTAGGTTTACCGTTAACGAGAATACGGACTTTTTGAAGGTTCGCACCCCAAGTACGTTTGCTTGAGTTCAATGCGTGAGAACGCGTGTTTCCCGCACGAGCTTTGCGACCTGAAATAACACATACTTTAGCCATAGTTAGTACCTCCTTGCGAATGATGATTAAGCGATTTACTTGTTATTCGCATACCATAATAATGTATCATATGACATACAGTGTTGCAACCTTTTTTGTGACATCTTTCAAGGTAATTGCCTTTACACGCTTTTTTAGTGCGGAAAATGTTCACTCCCGCCTATTCGATAAATCCGTACAAGGTTGATTTGCGCTTCAGGCGGACGCTTTCCGCGGGCACAGCCTCAGCCTCCTCGTCGCTTCGCTCCTGCGGGGTCTTCGGCTAGTGCTGTTCCCGCCGGAGTCGCCGCCTTACGCTCCAATCAACGATAGTAGAACACCATACCCATGAACATTCAACCGGGTTAATGATGATCATTCATTCTATCAGGATAGTAGTAGCGCCTGTTAAAGTCTTTTCTTTACTTTAAGTCACTAGCGTTGCATAAATGTAATCGGGGCTTTCTGTCACCGTCAACCATCGTGAACGAGGAATTGGGCTTATGATCTTTCACAATCGCGCCCGATTGCTTTAATACAGTCTTTCATAAAAAAATTACTTCATCCTAACTTCATTTTACATATAAATGGAGAAAGACCGTACTACTAAAAACATACTTACTAGTCCAAATACCGTGGCTCCCACTATCCACCAGATAACGGGTTTAGTTGAAATCTGTTTACCCACCATACTTTCCTCGTTTTCTCTTATTAAAGCTACCTTCCTTTCCATACCTTTTGCCGTAGAAGCAAAAACAACAAATCCGATTACGATGAAACTAACAGTTAACCAAAGGAACAAATCCATTTTTACACCCCATTTTTACGTGTTACTTTCCTAACAGACTACATAGTTAAAGTGCAATCCAACAAAATATCCATCATACCTTTTCAACGCAGTTTTCCAATTCCCTTTGAAGAAAGTTTACTGCAAAATGGCCCTATTCTGGCACAACGTTGTATGACAATCGCACCCGGTAAAAGAAGGTGATTTTATTATCTCCTAAGGATTAGCACCTTATGTATTATTAGGTTATTAGAATGTTATTCTGGGGTTTCAAATTCAAAATATTTCCCGTTATCAGAAGAACATTCAGTTAAGTAGTATCTAATTCTCTGTTCATTTTTTTCACTATCGAGTTTTACGCAGGTTCCACTTTCTGTTCCTTTGTCAGAACCTCCAAATTTATCCTTGGAATTATCATAAGTATATTTAATGTTTACTCCGTTATAATCCAAAGTATCAAAAATCGGATCACCCTCTATTGTTCTTCGTACAATACGTATTTTATCCGCTTTCTCATTTTTAACGTTTACTATAAATCCTTCAAGTTTATCCAAGTTACTTGTTATTTCACCTTGCTCGAATACAATATCGCTGTCTTTAACTGATTGACAAGCACTCAAAACAACGGCAAATAAAGTTAGAAGTAATACTTTTTTCAATATCATACACCTCCAATTCTTTCACAATTAAATAGCCCGATTGTTGAACACAAGTTAAACAATCGCGTCCGATTGTGGAGGTTCGTTATAGAACTAAAGCATCTTGTTAGTTTAAGAAGTTTGTTGCTAAGAAACACTAATATCCAAAAGTTTCCCCTTCATTTAATTTCAAAATACGATTGTTAATCGAAACTTCATTATTGCTTTTCCATTCAACATTTGCGTTTTCAGTTCTTTTTTCATAATAAATTCTCTTTTTAAACCAAAGTGGTCCATTCAATTCTCCTCTTATCCCAAATGTTCCCGCTGCTCCCGCATCCCAAAGATAGAAATCTATGGTATAGCTATTATCTGGAGAACTCACCGTCTTTATAAGTTCATTTGCTCCAAATTGTGAAAAAATGAGTGTAATCGATAGTGCTAAAAAAAGTGTGATAGATAACAACGACGACAAGGTTATCGTTAACCAACTTCTTGTTTTTGTCCGCCAGTTTCTCTTATCTTTAAGACCTTTAATTCCTAAAATAAAGGCTAGTACACTAATTATAAAGAGAATGTAATTTGGCGGTGAAATTAACCAAGTGTTGTTTATATTAGAGTATAATGAATAGAATGCTACTCCTAAACAAATAAGTATTAAATAAAGAGACCAAAAATTATATCGTTTTTCCCAAGCACTCAAACTATCCCAGCTCTCTAATACATATGGACGTTCATTGCTTTAGAGAAGTTGCGGAACATTCTTATTAAACCAGTTAGTTCGATAAGCCTTCCTCAATTAAATGGCCCGTTTGCAGAAGATTGATCTTATTGTAAGTTGGTGCAATTTGTATAATAAGTATAACATTATTGTTTCCACAAAATATGGTTTCTTATCTTTGATCATCCGTGTGAGTGGTGCGCAGGCACTGCCGCAATTCGAAGTGCGTGAATTGAGTCAATGCCAGGCACCGTATGTCCTTTTCCAAGGTTTGCTAAAAGTAAGGAAATGAACGCTTTCTACAAAGTACAAAAGTGCCCGAAATTGTATCTTCGGGCACTTATAATTCCAATAGAAAGTCATCTATTCCCTTCTTCCCAAGCAACTGCATTTTTCACTTAAACATTGTAGGTATGCGACAGGCAATTATTCACAGCAAGATTACCGAAAAGAATGTGGCTAGAAATGACGAAGTCATTTCTAGCCACATTTATTCCCGCGGTAATTATGTCGTGAACAGTTAGCCGAAAGCGAACCGAAAATGATCCAGTGAAAAACTACGCTTTTATTCAGAATATGAATGCTTTCTTTTATTATGATTGTAGATATAGTACAATAGGGGCAAGTGAGAAAAGATGCAAGGGGGACCTAACCATGTCAATTGAAGTGAAAAATGAATATGGCAAAATCGATATTACAAACGATGTCATTGCCCAAGTAGTTGGCGAGGCGGCGATTGAATGTTACGGTATTGTCGGTATGGCTTCAAGGCATCAGATTCGAGATGGGCTGACAGAAATACTTCGTAAAGAAAGCTTTTCGCGTGGAGTCATCGTCCGTAATGTTGGAGATGATACGCATATTGATATGTATGTCATTGTTGGATATGGTACTAAAATTTCCGAAGTTGCCTACCAAGTCCAATCGAAAGTAAAGTATACATTGAAAAAAATAGTGGGTATGCCTGTTAAATCGGTTAATATTTTTGTCCAGGGAGTCCGAGTGACTAACCTGTAGAAGGAGGAAGTAATTTCAATGAAGTCCATAGATGGTTTAAAGTTTGCAGAAATGATTAAGATGGGTGCACATCATCTCTATCAAAATGCTGACTATGTTGATTCACTTAACGTTTTCCCAGTGCCAGACGGTGATACGGGCACGAATATGAATTTGTCCATGTCTTCGGGTGCAAAGGAAACGGAAGAAAATGCTGTTGCTCATCTAGGTCAGACTGCACATGCATTATCAAAAGGCCTGCTCATGGGGGCACGTGGTAATTCGGGCGTCATTTTGTCGCAACTATTCCGTGGCTTTGGAAAATCGATTGAGAATGAAGCAACTGTAGATGGTGTAAAATTTGCAGCAGCTTTGAAATACGGTGTTGAAACAGCTTATAAAGCAGTGATGAAGCCAGTAGAAGGAACGATACTTACGGTTGCAAAAGATGCTGCAAATGTTGGTGTGGAAAAAGCCGCAACAACGGATGATATCATTGCCGTAATGGAAGCGGTTGTAGAAGAATCGAAAGCGTCCCTTGAGCGGACACCGGATTTATTGGCAGTCTTGAAAGAAGTTGGCGTTGTTGATAGCGGTGGTCAAGGTCTCGTTTATGTATACGAGGGTTTTTTAGCATGTCTAAAAGGTGAAGAATTACCAGAAAGAACGATTGTTGGATCGATGGATGACCTAGTGAATGCTGAGCATCATCGTAGTGTACAAGGCTTTATGAATACGGAAGATATTGAATTTGGTTATTGTACAGAATTTATGGTGAAATTCGAGGCTGATAAATTAGCGACGAATCCATATGATGAATCTGATTTCCGACAAGGATTAAGTCAATTTGGTGATTCACTTCTTGTTATTTCAGATGAAGAAGTTGCAAAGGTACATATTCATACAGAGGAACCAGGCGATGCCATGAATTATGGCCAAAAATTCGGTTCGCTGATCAAAATTAAAATTGAAAATATGCGTGAACAACATATGGAAATCGTCGGTGAAAATTATTCGACAGAAAATACAGCGCAAAAACCAGCTGTTAAACATCCCTACGCTGTTGTAACAGTTGCGATGGGATCTGGCATTGCTAATTTACTAAGAAGTGTAGGGGCATCCGCAGTTATTGAGGGTGGACAAACAATGAATCCATCGACCGAGGATATTGTTAAGGCCATTCAAGAAGTCGGCGCAGAACGTGTGCTTATTTTACCAAACAATAAAAACATCATTATGGCAGCTGAACAAGCGGCTGAAGTGGTTGGTATTGAGGCAGCTGTTGTACCTACGAAAACAGTGCCAGAAGGACTTGCAGCTATTTTAGCGTTCAATCCAGAAGCAGAAGTGACTGCCAATGCAGATGCGATGAAGGAAGCGGCATCATTTGTTAAAACAGGACAAGTTACACACGCAGTCCGTGATACGTCAATCGATGGTGTTGAGATTAAAAAAGACGATTTCATGGGGATTGCGGGAGGGAAAATTATTATTTCAACTCCTTCGCTTGATGAAGCGATGAAGGCATTACTTGCATCTTTAGTTAATGAAGATGATGAAATTGTGACAATCTTATATGGTGAAGATGTTAGCACCGAGGATGCATCTACGATGGTAGATTATGTGGAGAATAACTTTAGCCATACAGAAGTTGAACTATATGATGGAAAACAGCCGTTATATCCGTACATCATTTCAGTAGAATAAGGTTTAAAGAAGCAGTGTGCCACAGTATAGGCGCGCTGCTTCTTTAGTATGAACTTCCGGCGGATCTAAATTAAGGAGGCGGCCTATTGGTCCATGAATTAATATTATCAAAAAACAACATCTTTTGTTTTAAACCATTTATTCATGTAAAATGAATGAAGGTACTACTTCATTTAAAAGGGGATAATATACAATGAAATTTAGATCCGTTTTTGAAATTATTGGTCCGGTCATGATTGGTCCATCCTCTTCACATACTGCCGGTGCGGCAAGGATTGGACGAGTTGCACGTACGCTTTTTGGTCGCCAGCCTGAATGGGCAAGAATCCATTTGTATGGTTCATTCGCACAGACGTATAAAGGTCATGGAACGGATGTAGCAATTATTGGGGGATTGTTAGATTACGATACATTTGACGAGCGTATTAAAACAGCGTTTGATGAAGCTGCACAATTGGGAATGACATTTGAATTCATCGCCGAAGAGGAAGAGGCAGATCATCCGAACACAGCACGACTTGTCATTGGAGATAGTAAAGGAACAATGGAGTTAACTGGAATTTCGATTGGTGGAGGAACGATGGAAGTTGTCGATTTGAATGGCTTTCCGCTACGTTTATCAGGGCATTATCCAGCGCTTCTTGTTGTTCATGATGACCGTTCGGGTGTTATTGCAAGCGTTTCCAATGTCATTGCAATGCAAGGTATGAATATCGCACATATGGAAGTGGGACGCAAAGAAAAAGGTGAAATGGCTCTCATGGTTATTGAAGTTGATCAGATGATTGATGATACACTGCTAAGTGAACTACAAGCTTTGCCGAACGTCACACAAGTTTCAACGTTAGCGAACTAAGGAGGAGAACATATATGGAAATATTATTTGGCACGGTTAAAGAGCTAGTAACACTTGCGGAAACGCAACAAAAACCGATTTCAGAAATTATGATTGAACAAGAAATGCTAGTAACGAAACGATCACGTCAAGATATTATTGCACAAATGGATAACAACTTGACTGTTATGGAAAATGCAATTGATAGAGGACTTCAAGGCGTACAATCGACATCAGGCTTAACGGGTGGAGATGCAGTTCTTCTGCAAGATTATATAGCGACAGGTAAAGGCTTATCAGGTGATTTGCTATTGGATGCAGTAAGTAAAGCAGTCGCCACGAATGAAGTGAATGCTGCGATGGGAACGATTTGTGCGACTCCAACTGCTGGTGCAGCAGGTATTGTGCCAGGTACATTATTTGCTGTGAAAAATAAATTGAATCCAACACGAGAGCAAATGATTAACTATCTCTTTACGTCGGGTGCTTTCGGTTTTATCGTTGCGAATAATGCATCGATTTCAGGTGCAGCTGGTGGTTGTCAGGCCGAAACGGGATCAGCGGGTTCAATGGCGGCAGCTGCAATTGTGGAAATGGCAGGAGGAACACCACAACAAAGTGCTGAAGCATTTTCAATTGTTATGAAAAATATGCTTGGCCTTGTTTGTGACCCGGTAGCAGGTCTCGTAGAGGTACCATGTGTGAAACGAAATGCAATGGGGGCGGCTAAGGCACTCGTTGGAGCAGACATGGCACTTGCCGGTATCGTAAGTCGTATTCCGACAGATGAAGTAATTGAAGCGATGCATAAAATTGGTCAAACTATGCCCTCTGCACTGCGTGAAACAGCAAAAGGCGGTTTAGCTGCGACGCCAACAGGAAAAGCGCTAGAGGCGAAAATTTTCGGTAAGGGTAATGCTAACAGTGACCTCGTCAATTCATGATGCTGTCACGACGATAAAGGGAGTCGGGAAATCGATAGG
Proteins encoded:
- a CDS encoding DAK2 domain-containing protein codes for the protein MKSIDGLKFAEMIKMGAHHLYQNADYVDSLNVFPVPDGDTGTNMNLSMSSGAKETEENAVAHLGQTAHALSKGLLMGARGNSGVILSQLFRGFGKSIENEATVDGVKFAAALKYGVETAYKAVMKPVEGTILTVAKDAANVGVEKAATTDDIIAVMEAVVEESKASLERTPDLLAVLKEVGVVDSGGQGLVYVYEGFLACLKGEELPERTIVGSMDDLVNAEHHRSVQGFMNTEDIEFGYCTEFMVKFEADKLATNPYDESDFRQGLSQFGDSLLVISDEEVAKVHIHTEEPGDAMNYGQKFGSLIKIKIENMREQHMEIVGENYSTENTAQKPAVKHPYAVVTVAMGSGIANLLRSVGASAVIEGGQTMNPSTEDIVKAIQEVGAERVLILPNNKNIIMAAEQAAEVVGIEAAVVPTKTVPEGLAAILAFNPEAEVTANADAMKEAASFVKTGQVTHAVRDTSIDGVEIKKDDFMGIAGGKIIISTPSLDEAMKALLASLVNEDDEIVTILYGEDVSTEDASTMVDYVENNFSHTEVELYDGKQPLYPYIISVE
- the sdaAB gene encoding L-serine ammonia-lyase, iron-sulfur-dependent subunit beta, translating into MKFRSVFEIIGPVMIGPSSSHTAGAARIGRVARTLFGRQPEWARIHLYGSFAQTYKGHGTDVAIIGGLLDYDTFDERIKTAFDEAAQLGMTFEFIAEEEEADHPNTARLVIGDSKGTMELTGISIGGGTMEVVDLNGFPLRLSGHYPALLVVHDDRSGVIASVSNVIAMQGMNIAHMEVGRKEKGEMALMVIEVDQMIDDTLLSELQALPNVTQVSTLAN
- the sdaAA gene encoding L-serine ammonia-lyase, iron-sulfur-dependent, subunit alpha, translated to MEILFGTVKELVTLAETQQKPISEIMIEQEMLVTKRSRQDIIAQMDNNLTVMENAIDRGLQGVQSTSGLTGGDAVLLQDYIATGKGLSGDLLLDAVSKAVATNEVNAAMGTICATPTAGAAGIVPGTLFAVKNKLNPTREQMINYLFTSGAFGFIVANNASISGAAGGCQAETGSAGSMAAAAIVEMAGGTPQQSAEAFSIVMKNMLGLVCDPVAGLVEVPCVKRNAMGAAKALVGADMALAGIVSRIPTDEVIEAMHKIGQTMPSALRETAKGGLAATPTGKALEAKIFGKGNANSDLVNS